aagttaaactaattggtctgtagtttcctgggttgttcttttttccctttttataaatgggcactatatttgcccttttccagtcttctggaatctctcctgtgtcccgtgattttccaaagataactagaggctcagatacatcctctatcagctccttgagtgttcCCAGAGTTCTTCCCTGCCTGTGGCTAATCTCTGTGACATGCCGGTTTTTGCCAGTGTGAGGGGCTGGAtactggggctgagggagagtgGATGAGGTAGTTCACACTCTTGGAGTGTTTTTTCAGGGGTAGCTCTGTAGTATAGAAACACGGACAGAGCTctccttgcatttcaggcacaggcTGGGTTTCCTTCTAAAACTtcagcttcattctctctggggctcacttgcCTCTGTGTGCAATGGAGATAATCAAGTCGTCTGTGTTGTCTTTTTAGAGTGAAATATCTTCAGGCAgggactttttcttcctgtgtgaatgtctggcttcatgctcaggagacctgtgttcagttctctgaatgtcacagacttcctgtgtgaccttgatcaagtcccttagggtacgtctacactacagcgctagttcgaactaacttagttcgaattagttaattcgaactaagctagttcgaactagcgcatctagaactaaaaactagttcgaactagcgttttgctagttcgaactagcgcgtccacactgattggacgcaggggggcatttaagggcagctgaaaccggttctggcagggcatcaggtcagcagttgctttgtgtggctgctgtctgaggctatctgaggctcgtgcttaaagggaccccccctggacagccggttctcagcttttcctgcttgcttgccaacctcgccgagggacagcaaagcgtcggtctctgtgcccgtctgtgtcggtgcttcccttcgggggggaccgccgcaggtggcaacatggagccacggctcgccctgcaccttctggtgcacgttctggacttgctgctgcaagcctgccagcaatggctcgaggctgcctggcaccacctggggaacgtcagccccctgcctctccgcctggccgccctgggggccgtggaggagccgcggcggcgccccggcaccggtgtgccccgccgcatctggcgtctggacaccagcagcgactggtgggaccgcatcgtcctggagcgctgggacgaccgacagtggacccagaactttaggatgaggagggacaccttcctggagctctgcgagtggctcgcccctgccctgcaaagaagggacactcgcatgaggcccgccatccccctccagaagcgggtggccatcgccctctggaagctctccacgccggacagctaccgatccgtcgggaaccagttcggcgtggggagatccactgtcggagcagtgctcatgcaggtacggcgctcgtcggccaccgagccgggggggaggggggctgcgaggaggggatgggccgccccagggacaaaggggggggcgggaggaggcgaaagcgccccgcaccggaggggtcgggctgtcccggccgtactacacgccgccaggggggttgcttccgggagtggggcgcggggcactgccagggcacgcacgctcccagccacccgggcgccccactgattgacgctttgctgtgtctctctccgcaggtggtcaaggccatcaaccgggtgctgctccgcagggtggtccgcctcgccgacccggatgccgtcatccggggattcggcgccctcggcttccccaactgcgggggggccatcgacgggacgcacatccccatccgtgccccggaacaccaggcgtcccggtacgtgaaccgcaaggggtacttctccgtcatcctgcaggccgtatgtgaccaccggggacagttgacggacataaatgtgggctggtccggcaaagcacacgacgcccgggtgtaccggaactcctccgtgtgccagcggctgcaggacgggaccttcttccccgaccgccacatcagggtcggggacgtggacatgcccgtctgcctggtgggggatgccgcctacccactgcagccctggctcatgaagccctacacgggacacctcaatccctcccgccaggccttcaataacaggctgagcagggcccgcatcgtggtggagggggccttcgggcgactgaaagcccgctttcgatgcctcctcacccgtctggacctggccgagcacaacatccctcccgtggtggcggcatgttgtgtgctccacaatttgtgtgagcggaagggggaggctttcttgccagcctggatggctgaggctgaccgcatggctggacactacggtcagccccgcaccgccgccgtccgggaagcccagcggggggccatccggatccgggaagccctgcgggagagcttccaggtggaggaggaggaggactgacctctccctgcatgccccaccggggccttcttccaccctaccccccccttcccctttcccctccctacctactgtcaaataaagacacctgtttttccaacaaaaacgtctgtttatttcacagaactggggtgggggagggaggaatgaaggtgggagaagggagggggaaacctgggacgagggagctggaaggggaggggagggaagggaggaagggaaaggaaagctcaggggtgggagtctgggtgcctctcccgtctcgccacactgcgggtccgggggcgtcggtggggaatggttgtggaggggggggcagagaggacagggggtgtggaggaagcaggagcggaagcaggaggagcaggaggagcaggaggagcaagagggggagcaggaggagcaagagggggagcagggggagcaagagggggagcaggaggagcaagagggggagcaagagggggagcagggggaggaggaaatggaaagcggtctagcaggctctggaggtggcctcgcagggcacggccctgctcctccagggcctccagactcctctggcgcagcctgaggtcctcctggacccagtggtcctggagacggagctgtcggtccaggaaccggagatgccgcctctggtagtcctcctggttcctggctgtcctgcttgcccgggcgcgggcggctgctgcaggcggtgtggtgcgccctgcagtccccggtgctgcagctgtggtgcaagaagaccagcggtcaatgaccccaggggcccaggtgtgtgaaacccagctcccctctgcaaggccagggcccctgcaggatccccagctgctgctccgtggtgggcaaggcccaggcgcacggtcccggggctccctctcgccccagccccccgtacacataaggggaacacgagggtactcacaggtggacgcctccccggcctctgatgatgcaggcgagcggctctgtggggtgcctcgggggtcccgggtcctgggaaggctggcagcaggctcctggctctcagagccctcttgctcctcctcggtgtccaggagcggtccctctgccccggggtcaatcacgtcccggggggcagggacggcatgagcccccaggaggcggtccagggcatggaagtgggggcaggcctccgggtcagcccctggcaggcaggcccgggagtaggactgccgcaagtctttaatcttgcagcgcacctgctcccggctgcgctggtggcccctggcggccaggctggcagccatgcgtccatagacggccgcattccggtggctagtgcggagatcgtggacattggaggcttccccccaaacctcgatgaggtccacgatctccgcacttgaccaggcgggcgcccgccttttgcgcccccgggcaggctcctgggagccgccaggctggtcgtggggagcagtggagggctgggagccctcggatggctggctcattgtgtggcaggtgcaggctgtgcaggcacgggtgcttgcagccttgcaactggcacaaagtgagtagccagcccgtggccctttaagggctccggggccgggaggggggcaatagagtttccctggtgttggccagagtggccaccagggaaacctgggaagccttagcctcccactagttcgaactaaagggctacacagcccttagttcgaactagctagttcgaactaggcgttagtcctcgtaaaatgaggtttacctagttcgaactaagcgctccgttagttcgaattaagttcgaactaacggagcgctagtgtagcgcataggaaagttagttcgaactaacgtccgttagttcgaactaactttctagtgtagacatacccttagactttcTGTGTGTAGTCACCTCTCTCTTTAATAGCtgttatagtgtgtgtgtgtttttcaggGCTGGGAAGGATAGCTACGCTAAAGAGGGGTGATGCTTAGCTCCATATGAGCACCCCGATAGCACGGTGGGATCCTGATTTACACCAtagttcccaggtgctgctgtgattgataattTTGCTTTCCATAGTGACTGCAGTGCTGTATAAGTTGCTGCTAGCGCCACAGAGAGTCATTACGGCTGTTCAGGATGGGCAGCTTTTTCCGGAGCTCTGATGCCAGCAGCACTGGAAAAGTGTGTGGCTTATCCATTCAGCACACTTCAGAGTTGCCACTAAGAAAGGCCCAGGCTCCATTCGGAGGCTAAGTAACTCAGCCAAGTTTATTGTGAAAAGGAGCAGGATGCTACTGTCCCAGCTTCTTAGGCACAGGTATAGTGAGACTTGTCCCaacccaataatggtatcaggtCAGTCAGCAATCAGAAcagtgcccctcagccagcaTCAACATGCCCCTTCTGTGACTCTCATACATTGACACAAACGAGATGCATGTTGCGTTCCATGTGTTGCTACCCCTTTAgccttcttcctgtttgtttgaaCAAAACATCCGTATCCATTATCACCACATTCTGCTCATGTGCAGAAAGGTAAGTGTGTTCCTGAGCCACCTCTTAGGACTGTGTGTTTGCAGTTACTGCAGAGATCGGTGTGTTGATTGGCctcctcctgctcaggaatgtgcTTGCCTGGTTAGTTGGTACACAGTGCCCCACCCTTCTGGCAAAGCCCAGCCTGTTCTAGTTCAAAAATAATAACCATAAACAAGATAATCATAGTCATCAGGTCAGAACGTTCTCCATGACATGGCACACAGTATGCTTCGCACAAGGATTCTTGCAGTTGTGTAACAGCAGTAGCACAATGCTCTCCATGGTAATGTCACAGGTGGATCTTCTGAACTCTAGATGAAGGTCTGAGAAGGAGTGGGGCCGAAGCCAAGGGGAACATGCTCAGAAAGTGTAAAGGTGATAGATTCTGTGCAGCCCTGGAGGGGCACCAAATCAAAGGCCAGGCTTGCCACAGGAGCCAGACTGGGAAACtacacaaaggctgctgctggtaGAGTAGAACTGAGGCTGCAGAGGGAGCTGAGGAATGCCCACTAGCACCAGAGAAGCAAcatggcccagctctgccctggcttgcCCTGAGAGAAGCCCAGTGCCATCCTTGGCAGCAATGGGAATGGCAACTTTTGTGGGCAGCTGGTGCTGTGCTAAAAAGAAGCAcccaggatctttttcagagggataaggcaacacgccacatttattgaacatacatagattaATCAATACTTTGTCATATGTATATGATACATTACACTTATGCGCAtgctctctcactcacactctctctctctctcgctccgtcttgttgttaccaatagttgctcccccatctgcactggccaggtgcattagatgggggaggggtggtgctggGCTTCTTTCAATCTGGATCCATGCTCCAGTGTTGATGAGATGGAAacctggggtccctctgcaagatgcctcatatttatccctctcatgcagccaattagttaTCACCTTGTCTTTCTTAATGCTTCTTGAAAGagagttctttgaagggcaggcacttgctgcttgattTCCAAGGcagtctgtatgtccagtcttctattcaatgagctcacttcacaggtattgtctgggatctggctcccagcccctctgtaCCCTTGCAACTGTTGCTGGATGTGCTCacttttcattctccattcacacctcattcatttcaacagggcaaccAAAAAAAGGGGAGAGTTCTATTCTAttcctagcaaaagacatttttctttaccttaactatTTCTAAGACCTATAGCATAAAGAGCTTGATATAAAGTTTTTATGGAAAAGACTGGATAcaaggtttctcttaatacaaggaTTCTATAAGAAAGCTTaacaaagatatatctaaaagaacaatatatatataatatcttaatacaaagttatatgagaatgatacatggtcATATGGAAATGTTAGAGATTTACCTACACTGGCAGGGCCCACCCAGACACAGGCAACTGGGATCAGGAGTGTGGAACATAGGCAGGACCTGAAGCAACCAGCCAAGGATTAACTTAGATGATCAGGCAACTTCttctgcctccttctggcccaagtagagcatctgagccaaagatcagggccagcccagcccaccagccaggagttTTTTGGACAGAGGCTTGGGGAGCTAGAGCTCTGCTGGGTCCTTCCTCTCCAAGTcctagtgacctgccatgtggcagctgcaatctgagccctgcctggggaCCTTAGTTTCAGACCTGCAAGCCCTTACTAGCACTCCCCTTCCGAGCAGTGTGCTCCTATCTAGCCCTGGGATTCCAGGGGGTTGGAATGGGCTGTGAGGGGGActgagttgtaccctagagagtTCAGCAGTGCACTTAGCTCCCCTGGGGAATGAGCTGGGCCATTcccaaggctggggggagggagggggaggatgatGCACCTTTACTGCAGGTCAGTGTATCCTGGGATCTTGTACTAGCCAGATCCtagtctctgcaaggtggggaaaggagcctctctgggtggGTGACTCAGATCCTCTGGATgcagtaatggcacagaccttaatgaacaaaaTCAGCACTTGGTTCATTGAActccaaacaggatttccagtctccaaaactgatgtgatctcctgggtAGAGCGAGAGGAGGAGTTCTGGGTTCCAGATCCCCGGAGTTGTGAGGAAGGAGTGATCATCAGcaacacccacacaggtgagcaatcagttaaactgactcagaaaccaatATCTGTCACCTTATAGCAGGTGTAatttgtgtgttttcatgaagtctAACAGATtattcagcctgtcttcaactcgAGTCAagagtgtggtgggtggggaaaggctgggttctctcctctgtggaagagttgaggaggaggaggatgaactCAGCTCACGATAATTTGACCATTATTTGAGTGTGTGAccccttttctattcctctttcagagtttcctttcagctcatcatggaaactaactcctgtctggattctttctctatcccagcaggtgatgggacacTGACTGAGAACCATGAGAAGTGTCTTGAGCAGGAAGGACTGGAACAAGTGGCTCCATGTGGGAGGTTATTGGGAAGATCTGAAGAGCATGTTTCCCAGATAGATGAGCAAGGAGAAAGCTGTGAGAGACAGCatagcccagaaaggcagcagggaaaccatccaggagagggacagggtaactccagtcacaggagcagaggggagaaaaacacagaaaccattcaacagaaaatcccccatcaacagtcaccctgcacttgtagtgactgtgaaactcttATTGAACATCAAAGAGCCCACACAGAAGAGAAGCTCTTCAAGTGCTCTGACTCTGGGAAAACCTTCAGTGAGCACTCTCACTTTATGAACTGtcagaaaatacatacaagagacACACCCcctaactgctctgactgtgggaaaagcttcagtagacgtgcagaccttgttagacataggagaacccacacaggggagaaacctttcaattgctctgactgcgggaaaagcttccgtCAAAATCCACATCTTGTTAAAcacaggaggacccacacaggagagaaacctttcaattgctctgactgtgggaaaaacttcagtagcaGCTCACAGCTTCttacccataggaggacccacacaggagagaaacctttcaattgctctgactgtgggaaaagctttataaGGAACTCAGACCTTGTTcaccataggagaacccacagaggggagaaacccttcagttgctctgactgcgggagaAGCTTCCATCGGAATTCACATCTTGTTAAACAcaagaggacccacacaggagagaaacctttcagttgctctgactgtgggaaaaacttcagtagcaGCTCAcatcttgttagacataggaagacccacacaggagagaaacctttcagttgcTCTCACTGTatgaaaagcttcagtagaagctcACACCTTGTAATCCattggagaacccacacaggggagaaaccattcagctgctctgactgtgggaaaagcttcagggagagctcagaccttgttacccataggaggagccacacaggagagaaacctttcaattgctctgactgtgggaaaagctttatgAGGCGCTCGGACCTTGTTcaccataggagaacccacacaggagagaaacctttcaattgctctgactgcgggaaaagcttcagtcagaagtcatgccttgttagacataggaggacccacacaggagagaaaccctttacctgctcttactgtgggaaaagcttctgtcagaagtcacaccttgttagacataggaggtcccacacaggagagaaacctttcactttctctgactgtgggaaaagcttcaatagTAGCTCACATCTTGGTACCCATAGGAGAACCCTTACGGCAGAAACTCTTCAGCTCCTCTGACTGCAGGAAAACCTTCAGTCAGTGCTCCTGTGTTACTAGCCATCAGATAATACATACAAGAGTCTCACCTCATAACAGCTCTGATTGTAGgaaaggcttcaaacacaggtcagacttTGTTAAACATAAGACAACCAACAGAGGAGAGAGAACcattcagctgctctgagtgtggggaaagcttcagtcagaggtcaaaTCTCATTAGCCTTCGGAGGACCCACAGAGGGGTGAAACCTATAACCTGAGTTCCTTTTAAGCTGTGTGGCCAGGTGGTTGTGCTGTAGCCTATTAAATGCCATGCAAGCTTATTGGGCTTTGGTGGGGAGAGATATATCTACCCACTGGTCTCAACCCCGGCCCAAACCTGCTGTAACCAGAGGACAGGTGGCTATTCCATGGCCCTAGTCACAGAACTACCATGGCAGGGAGAGGTGTTTCACCTGTAGAGGTTTGCAGTGTGTGACACCTAATCTGGGGGAGTGAGAGCTTGTGGGATTCTTTTCTCCTCGATGTAGCCTTTTAGTGGCCTACATGTCAATTCCCTCCATCTTTAAGATCACACCCCCAGCTGAAGCCCTCAACCAGTATTCCTTTGAAGGTTTTCAATCCAGGAGTAGAGCGAGTTTTTTCTTGTGCACAAAGAGTGATATCCTatgcacttgttcagatgtgtgccaccgtggcatATGAGTTACTGAGAATTTTTGCGCACgcacgctcacacacacacactttataaatatacacacacaatttAAATTGTCATGGAAGACAAATACTCAAacaggataattaacaaggtgcacaACTGTGCACACATGCACCCTGAAAACTTCCCAGCATGGCACCCAGTCTCACTCCCACATAGCCTTGCTCCACTGTTCCTGAGCCATGAGCTCCCCATCCTGTGCACCCTTTACCACCAAGCCTGCACTGTGCCCCCTTTGCTCCTAAGCCCTGCACTTTCTTCCCAATCTAATCCAGTCAAAGTGTAGTAATTTACAAAGCACAAAAACAAATGCACCATACCTCGTCATTGACTCTAAAGCTCATTCTGCAGTTGCAAGTTAATGACAGTCAGAAGATGAATGTAAGGATAGTGCCAGAAGCGCTATTTCTTCAGTCCACATTACTACACTGTATATAGGACATATAATCAATAAGTAGATTATTTCTTATAATATCTGCATGCTGTAGACCCCTATGACTGATAGAAAAGTCCCTTTAATATGTCATCATCAATTGCATATTCATTAGGCTGCTGAAGCActcgctgctgctgcagctcaggcCCTGGCCAAGGCTGCCAAAGCATGCTGCTGGAGCAGGTGCCCACTGTggctcctgccctgtccctgtcCTGGGCTTCTAGAACAAGCACTGTCTGCCAAACGGCCCACCCTGGAGCTGTTGAGTAGTCACTGTGCAGCTCTGGTTTGGAGGTGGGTGAGCCTGAACCTTACAGGGAACCTGCCCTCAACCCTTCCCTGAGGCTctcgtccccagccccaccccagagcgagCCCTCACATCTCTGCCCCAGCCGTTAGTCCCTTCCCACAATCCAAATCCTCTGAGCCTCACTCCTGTCACATTAAATTACTTTTTTACCAATACAGAGATGGTGTGTCACACATTCCCTGCCTATGCATATCCTTTCATGCAGTTGGGCTGAGCCCAAGCAGTGCCCAGGTATCTCTCAAAAACAAATGCTAACACCTTGTTTCCAATTTCCAGCAGAGGCCCTTTTATTAACAAAACCTGGCCCTTTAATTAATAGAAGCACCACCTTCTCAACTAAAGTTTATGAGTAGGGTCCTTGATTAACACAAGCATAGCCTTCTCCTTGCTGGGGTTCCCCAGTGAGGGGCTCAGATCAACAGCAACACAGCCTTCCAGGGTAAGGTCCCCTGGAAAATATCCTTACTTAACAAGTGCACAGCCTTCTCTGCTCAAGTCCACAGGTGTCTTTTGTTCACAAGTATACAGCCTTCTTGGCTCAAGTTCAATAACAGGGTACTCTTAGCACTGGCTAGCAAAGGGTTTGGCCCCTGGGTTGGAGATGGGGGACACTgtgtcctgacccagggccctaagggcagGAAAACAGTCCACTGCTAGAATTGGTGGGGATAAGCCAAAACTCACCAACCCCCATGGGGCAATTCAAGTATCCCCAccctggaccacttcctaccatgtgtgacggcgcgttggggttcccccgtctcctgcaccccaaaatggcacaaacatactgcaccagccggtggaatagaggaagtttattgcctctccaggatacagcacagcacagatgtaatctggtcacagagctgggctaggatgcctcaggcccccttgagatgggggagactgggcccctaaactccagcccctttccctaggctgtctcctccatgctcccagacagcaactaactaaccctcttccagccctgccccccagccagggcagca
This genomic window from Pelodiscus sinensis isolate JC-2024 chromosome 31, ASM4963464v1, whole genome shotgun sequence contains:
- the LOC142821448 gene encoding uncharacterized protein LOC142821448, whose protein sequence is MSQPSEGSQPSTAPHDQPGGSQEPARGRKRRAPAWSSAEIVDLIEVWGEASNVHDLRTSHRNAAVYGRMAASLAARGHQRSREQVRCKIKDLRQSYSRACLPGADPEACPHFHALDRLLGAHAVPAPRDVIDPGAEGPLLDTEEEQEGSESQEPAASLPRTRDPRGTPQSRSPASSEAGEASTSAAPGTAGRTTPPAAAARARASRTARNQEDYQRRHLRFLDRQLRLQDHWVQEDLRLRQRSLEALEEQGRALRGHLQSLLDRFPFPPPPAPPLAPPLAPPAPPLAPPAPPLAPPAPPLAPPAPPAPPASAPASSTPPVLSAPPSTTIPHRRPRTRSVARRERHPDSHP